The genome window CGATGCACGCATCGAGCAGTTGGGCGAGTCGCGCACCTACGAGAAAGTCATCAACAGCATTCGCCATGGCGTGATCGAAACCCGCTACGCGATCTACCCGCAGCACAGCGGCGCGTTGATGATTCCGGCACAGACTTTCAGTGCGACCCTGGTGGAGTCGCGCCCGCCTCAAGAGAACACGCTGCAAGGCACCAAGCCGGGCAAGTTGATTCATGTCAGTTCGGCCGAGTTGCCATTGACGGTCAAACCCAAGCCGGAGTTCTACCCCGCCGATGCGCCGTGGTTGCCTGCGCGCAGCCTGAGCCTGAGCGAAGCCTGGAACCCCGAGCCTGATCACGTGCAAGTCGGCGACTCCCTGACCCGCAGCCTCACGGTCAAGGCCGAGGGCCTTTCCAGCGCGCAACTGCCGGCGCTGCCCAGCACCGACATCAACGGCCTGCGCCGCTACCCCGACCAACCGGTGCTCGCCAACCAGAGCAACGACCACGGCCTGACAGGCAGCCGCGAAGACCGCGAAGCCCTGGTGCCGACCCGCGCCGGCGCCATGGAACTGCCGGCCGTGGAAGTGGTGTGGTGGAACACCCACGAGGACCACCTCGAACGCACCAGCCTGCCCGCGCGCACCCTGCAAGTGGCGACCAACCCTAGCCTGGTGGTGGACACCCCTGCCACGCCGACGGTGATCACTGCGCCGGACGACGACCGCCTGTGGCTGTGGCAACTGAGCACCCTGATCTTTGTGTGCACCACACTGCTGGGTTTCGGCCTGTGGTGGCGTGCACGTCGGCAACCGGCGGTGCAACGTGCCGCGCAAACCGGCCCAAGCCCACGCACACTGCTCGACGACCTCAAGCGCGCCACCCAGGCCAACGACCCGCAAGCCACACGCCAGGCCCTCGACGCCTGGGCGCGGCAACAACCGGAAACCCTGGCGGATATGGCCGCGCGGTTTGTACCGTTGTCAGATGCGCTGGATGGACTGAACGGCGCGCTGTACAGCG of Pseudomonas fluorescens contains these proteins:
- a CDS encoding BatD family protein, with translation MSRRTTLLLLLALSAGHAQAANLVASVDRSRVNSGETVELTVESSDVTQFGKPDLSPLDAQFEVSGTRQINQLTTLGGDNHATTRWIITLLPKENGTVVIPPLQVGELKTQPISLQVVETASQNTSAELAPVFIETNLDQSTVYVQAQALLTVRVYHSVSLYDDSSLTPLQIPDARIEQLGESRTYEKVINSIRHGVIETRYAIYPQHSGALMIPAQTFSATLVESRPPQENTLQGTKPGKLIHVSSAELPLTVKPKPEFYPADAPWLPARSLSLSEAWNPEPDHVQVGDSLTRSLTVKAEGLSSAQLPALPSTDINGLRRYPDQPVLANQSNDHGLTGSREDREALVPTRAGAMELPAVEVVWWNTHEDHLERTSLPARTLQVATNPSLVVDTPATPTVITAPDDDRLWLWQLSTLIFVCTTLLGFGLWWRARRQPAVQRAAQTGPSPRTLLDDLKRATQANDPQATRQALDAWARQQPETLADMAARFVPLSDALDGLNGALYSESGQYWLGEDLWRAIKAIPTAEREQDPATDTTSLPPLYPK